In Motilibacter aurantiacus, one genomic interval encodes:
- a CDS encoding glycine betaine ABC transporter substrate-binding protein translates to MSASHLNRRFLLATLGATALALTGCGGGNDDTGATAGTEGSVAAGVDLDGVKIAVGSKEFTEQLVLGQIAVQALRAAGADVEDRTNITGTSTVRSALEGGDIDAYYEYTGTGWITILGNAAPVAGAQEQFDAVKKADATNKITWFAQAPANNTFAIAANEQAVAEFGVASLSDYGRLAAQDPEAAALCSSPEFITRDDGLPGVEKTYGFDLPNDRVIQLEPALVYQQVGQGDQCDFAVVFATDGQVAGQGLTVLEDDKAFFPPYNVAMTMREEAYSAHAEAYEQLFGAISEKLTGEQLTELNAKVDVEGEQAEDVAGEFLREAGIV, encoded by the coding sequence ATGTCCGCATCGCACCTCAACCGCCGCTTCCTCCTGGCCACGCTCGGCGCGACAGCGCTCGCGTTGACCGGCTGCGGAGGCGGGAACGACGACACCGGCGCGACTGCCGGCACGGAGGGCTCCGTCGCGGCCGGCGTCGACCTCGACGGGGTGAAGATCGCAGTGGGCTCCAAGGAGTTCACCGAGCAGCTCGTGCTCGGGCAGATCGCCGTGCAGGCCCTGCGCGCGGCAGGAGCCGACGTGGAGGACAGGACGAACATCACCGGAACCTCGACAGTGCGCTCGGCCCTGGAGGGCGGCGACATCGACGCCTACTACGAGTACACCGGCACCGGGTGGATCACGATCCTCGGCAACGCGGCTCCCGTGGCCGGCGCGCAGGAGCAGTTCGACGCGGTGAAGAAGGCGGACGCGACCAACAAGATCACGTGGTTCGCCCAGGCCCCCGCCAACAACACCTTCGCCATCGCGGCGAACGAGCAGGCGGTGGCCGAGTTCGGGGTCGCCTCGCTGAGCGACTACGGCAGGCTCGCGGCGCAGGACCCCGAGGCGGCAGCCCTGTGCTCGAGCCCGGAGTTCATCACCCGTGACGACGGCCTGCCCGGCGTCGAGAAGACCTACGGGTTCGACCTGCCGAACGACCGGGTCATCCAGCTCGAGCCCGCGCTGGTCTACCAGCAGGTCGGGCAGGGAGACCAGTGCGACTTCGCGGTCGTGTTCGCGACCGACGGGCAGGTGGCGGGCCAGGGCCTGACCGTGCTGGAGGACGACAAGGCCTTCTTCCCCCCGTACAACGTCGCCATGACGATGCGCGAGGAGGCCTACTCGGCGCACGCGGAGGCCTACGAGCAGCTGTTCGGCGCGATCTCGGAGAAGCTCACCGGTGAGCAGCTCACCGAGCTCAACGCCAAGGTCGACGTCGAGGGCGAGCAGGCCGAGGACGTCGCCGGGGAGTTCCTCCGCGAGGCCGGCATCGTCTAG
- a CDS encoding LLM class F420-dependent oxidoreductase, which translates to MTRIGYTIMGEQAGPRQLVRDAVRAEQVGYDFLVSSDHYNPWLSTQGHSPYAWTVLGAVAQATERIPFMTYVTCPLFRYHPVVVAQKAATLAVLSEGRFTLGLGAGENLNEHVVGGGWPPVDTRHEMFEEALEIIRELFDGGYVTFHGEHYDVESAKLWDLPDEPVKIGVAVSGEQSCTLAGAYADLMIATEPKPELGEYFDAAGGQGKPRVGQLPVSFDRDKDAAVTRAHDQFRWFGLTWKVNAELPGPSAFKAATQFVKPADVAESIPCGDDVSAVVEALKPFVDAGFTDVALVQIGGDAQAEFLDWSESELLPAVREAYGS; encoded by the coding sequence GTGACTCGAATCGGATACACGATCATGGGCGAGCAGGCGGGCCCGCGCCAGCTCGTCCGGGACGCCGTGCGGGCCGAGCAGGTCGGCTACGACTTCCTCGTCAGCAGCGACCACTACAACCCCTGGCTGAGCACCCAGGGCCACTCCCCCTACGCGTGGACCGTGCTGGGCGCCGTGGCGCAGGCGACCGAGCGCATCCCGTTCATGACGTACGTGACCTGCCCGCTGTTCCGCTACCACCCCGTCGTGGTGGCGCAGAAGGCCGCGACGCTCGCCGTACTGAGCGAGGGGCGCTTCACCCTCGGGCTCGGTGCCGGGGAGAACCTCAACGAGCACGTCGTGGGGGGCGGCTGGCCCCCGGTCGACACGCGCCACGAGATGTTCGAGGAGGCGCTGGAGATCATCCGCGAGCTCTTCGACGGCGGCTACGTGACGTTCCACGGCGAGCACTACGACGTCGAGTCGGCCAAGCTCTGGGACCTGCCCGACGAGCCGGTCAAGATCGGGGTGGCGGTCTCCGGCGAGCAGTCCTGCACCCTGGCGGGGGCGTACGCGGACCTGATGATCGCGACCGAGCCGAAGCCGGAGCTGGGCGAGTACTTCGACGCCGCGGGCGGCCAGGGCAAGCCCCGCGTCGGCCAGCTGCCCGTGAGCTTCGACCGGGACAAGGACGCGGCCGTCACCCGGGCCCATGACCAGTTCCGCTGGTTCGGGCTGACCTGGAAGGTCAACGCCGAGCTGCCGGGCCCGTCGGCCTTCAAGGCGGCCACGCAGTTCGTCAAGCCCGCGGACGTCGCCGAGTCCATCCCCTGCGGCGACGACGTGTCCGCCGTCGTCGAGGCGCTCAAGCCGTTCGTCGACGCGGGCTTCACCGATGTCGCGCTCGTCCAGATCGGCGGGGACGCCCAGGCGGAGTTCCTCGACTGGAGCGAGTCCGAGCTGCTGCCGGCCGTCCGGGAGGCCTACGGCTCCTGA
- a CDS encoding ABC transporter ATP-binding protein, which yields MSEAMIRLQRLTKTYAGQSAPAVDSLDLDIPAGEIVILVGPSGCGKTTTMKMINRIIEPTSGSILLEGEDVTRADPDQLRRRIGYVIQQVGLFPHMTIAENIATVPRLLRWPRRRIADRVDELLDLVGLDPSAYRARYPKALSGGQRQRVGVARALAADPPVMLMDEPFGALDPISRERLQNEFLRLQEEIRKTIVFVTHDIDEAIKMGDRIAILRERSVVAQYDTPENVLSAPADDFVSEFIGAGASLKRLNLARVRDFALADGPVALVGQGREAALRALRGSGQDYVLLLDDERRPRRWAAEKDLQREGLDLERTGMEVTALVEPEATLAGALDAMVSSRVGGVVVVDGRGAYLGTVDMRVIMAAAETMRSAGRADAAEAPR from the coding sequence ATGAGTGAGGCCATGATCCGCCTGCAACGGCTGACCAAGACGTACGCGGGGCAGAGCGCTCCCGCGGTGGACTCGCTCGACCTCGACATCCCCGCCGGCGAGATCGTGATCCTCGTCGGCCCGTCGGGATGTGGCAAGACGACGACGATGAAGATGATCAACAGGATCATCGAGCCCACCTCGGGGTCGATCCTGCTCGAGGGCGAGGACGTCACCCGTGCCGATCCCGACCAGCTGCGCCGCCGCATCGGCTACGTCATCCAGCAGGTCGGGCTCTTCCCGCACATGACGATCGCGGAGAACATCGCGACCGTGCCGCGGCTGCTGCGGTGGCCGCGCCGGCGCATCGCCGACCGGGTGGACGAGCTGCTCGACCTCGTGGGGCTGGACCCGTCGGCCTACCGCGCGCGCTACCCCAAGGCGCTGTCGGGTGGCCAGCGCCAGCGGGTGGGCGTGGCACGCGCGCTGGCGGCCGACCCACCGGTGATGCTCATGGACGAGCCCTTCGGCGCCCTCGACCCGATCAGCCGGGAGCGCCTGCAGAACGAGTTCCTCCGGCTGCAGGAGGAGATCCGCAAGACGATCGTCTTCGTCACTCACGACATCGACGAGGCGATCAAGATGGGCGACCGGATCGCGATCCTGCGTGAGCGGTCGGTCGTCGCCCAGTACGACACCCCGGAGAACGTGCTGTCCGCCCCCGCCGACGACTTCGTCTCCGAGTTCATCGGCGCCGGGGCCTCGCTCAAGCGGCTGAACCTGGCGAGGGTGCGTGACTTCGCCCTCGCCGACGGGCCCGTCGCCCTGGTGGGGCAGGGGCGGGAGGCGGCCCTGCGCGCGCTGCGCGGGTCCGGCCAGGACTACGTGCTGCTTCTCGACGACGAGCGGCGGCCCCGGCGCTGGGCCGCCGAGAAGGACCTGCAGCGCGAGGGCCTCGACCTCGAGCGCACGGGCATGGAGGTCACCGCCCTCGTCGAGCCGGAGGCGACGCTGGCGGGCGCCCTGGACGCGATGGTCAGCAGCCGGGTCGGTGGGGTCGTCGTGGTCGACGGGCGGGGGGCGTACCTCGGCACCGTGGACATGCGGGTGATCATGGCCGCGGCCGAGACGATGCGGTCGGCCGGCCGGGCCGACGCGGCGGAGGCCCCGCGGTGA
- a CDS encoding SGNH/GDSL hydrolase family protein, with protein sequence MSRASAARRIAVAAAYGGTGVGAMSATTYALLRAQAKLARRRIGQPVDNSPDADGVYGGHFAAAPLSLVVLGDSSAAGLGVHRAEETPGAVIAAGVATVARRPVRLTRVAKVGARSDGLERQVTAALQATPHVAVVMIGGNDVTHRVRPSASVRHLVEAVGRLRQAGCEVVVGTCPDLGTIQPIAQPLRLLARQWSRQLAAAQTIGVVEAGGRTVSLGDLLGPEFAARPLEMFGPDRFHPSAAGYRAAAEALLPSVLAALGLAPAGEDTPDARRGEGVRTVAEAAVAAADTAGTEVTGAAVAGRERGPRGRWALLLRRRPEPVDTSEATGTDDGGGMPGGTTGDGEPAAAPPALPGPAEAAPVAGVASRSGSAD encoded by the coding sequence GTGAGCCGGGCTTCCGCGGCGCGCCGGATCGCGGTGGCAGCGGCGTACGGCGGGACCGGCGTCGGTGCCATGTCGGCCACGACGTACGCGCTGCTGCGGGCACAGGCCAAGCTGGCCCGGCGCCGGATCGGGCAGCCGGTCGACAACTCCCCCGACGCGGACGGGGTCTACGGCGGGCACTTCGCGGCCGCGCCGCTCTCCCTCGTGGTTCTCGGCGACTCGAGCGCCGCCGGCCTCGGCGTGCACCGGGCCGAGGAGACCCCGGGAGCCGTCATCGCCGCGGGCGTGGCAACGGTGGCCCGCCGCCCCGTGCGGCTCACCCGGGTCGCCAAGGTCGGCGCGCGCTCCGACGGGCTCGAGCGGCAGGTGACCGCCGCGTTGCAGGCGACGCCGCACGTCGCGGTGGTGATGATCGGCGGCAACGACGTCACGCACCGGGTACGCCCGTCGGCGTCGGTGCGCCACCTGGTCGAGGCGGTCGGCCGGCTGCGGCAGGCCGGCTGCGAGGTCGTCGTGGGCACCTGCCCGGACCTCGGCACCATCCAGCCCATCGCGCAGCCGCTTCGGCTGCTCGCCCGGCAGTGGTCCCGGCAGCTCGCGGCGGCGCAGACCATCGGAGTCGTCGAGGCCGGCGGGCGCACGGTGTCGCTCGGGGACCTGCTCGGCCCGGAGTTCGCCGCCCGCCCGCTGGAGATGTTCGGCCCGGACCGCTTCCACCCGTCGGCGGCCGGCTACCGCGCCGCCGCCGAGGCGCTGCTCCCCTCGGTGCTGGCGGCACTCGGGCTCGCGCCTGCCGGCGAGGACACGCCGGACGCCCGGCGCGGGGAGGGCGTCCGTACGGTCGCCGAGGCGGCGGTGGCGGCGGCGGACACCGCGGGCACCGAGGTCACCGGTGCGGCGGTGGCCGGGCGCGAGCGCGGGCCGCGCGGGCGCTGGGCGCTGCTGCTGCGCCGCAGGCCCGAGCCGGTGGACACCAGCGAGGCGACGGGCACGGACGACGGCGGCGGGATGCCGGGCGGCACGACCGGCGACGGCGAGCCGGCGGCCGCTCCGCCCGCCCTCCCCGGTCCGGCGGAGGCCGCCCCCGTGGCGGGCGTCGCGTCCCGGTCGGGGTCGGCCGACTAG
- a CDS encoding ABC transporter permease, whose amino-acid sequence MDFLDYLADNRDRMLELGQEHLLLVLVALALGTAIGIGTGLLTYRHPAVSASVVRLEGLLLVIPSLAMYALLVPVFGIGQEPVIVALTLYSLLAITRNTVVGLNAVDPAIVESARGTGMGRWRALVRIELPLAWPVIAAGVRVSAILLVSIAALASIVGGGGYGELIFAALRVITGPNALDLVLAGTLGTVAVGLLLDVAFLALTRLTTSKGLR is encoded by the coding sequence TTGGATTTCCTCGACTACCTCGCCGACAACCGTGACCGCATGCTCGAGCTCGGCCAGGAGCACCTCCTCCTCGTGCTCGTCGCGCTTGCTCTCGGCACGGCCATCGGGATCGGCACGGGGCTCCTGACCTACCGCCACCCGGCCGTGAGCGCTTCCGTGGTGCGGCTCGAAGGGCTGCTCCTGGTGATCCCGTCGCTGGCGATGTACGCGCTCCTCGTTCCGGTGTTCGGCATCGGCCAGGAGCCCGTGATCGTCGCGCTGACGCTCTACTCGCTGCTCGCCATCACCCGGAACACGGTGGTGGGCCTCAACGCCGTCGACCCCGCGATCGTGGAGAGCGCGCGCGGGACGGGCATGGGGCGCTGGCGTGCGCTCGTGCGGATCGAGCTCCCCCTGGCGTGGCCGGTGATCGCCGCCGGCGTCCGCGTGTCGGCGATCCTGCTGGTGAGCATCGCGGCGCTGGCGAGCATCGTCGGCGGGGGCGGCTATGGCGAGCTGATCTTCGCTGCGCTCCGCGTGATCACCGGGCCCAATGCCCTCGACCTCGTGCTCGCGGGGACTCTCGGCACCGTCGCGGTCGGGCTGCTGCTCGACGTGGCGTTCCTCGCGCTCACGCGGCTCACCACCTCGAAGGGGCTCCGATGA
- a CDS encoding glycine cleavage system protein R, with translation MPLLAVTVLGADRPGIVAEVTGHLSRLGGNLEDSTMTLLRGHFAMLLVVATDRPIGEVEQALAPVAADGTLDVAVRPVPESTATGAPGAPHLLSVHGGDRPGIVSSMLGVVARVGGNVTDLTTRLSGDLYVVVAEVDLPAGTDTDALASALRAAADELDVDVSLRAVDADLL, from the coding sequence ATGCCGCTGCTCGCCGTGACCGTGCTGGGGGCCGACCGCCCCGGCATCGTCGCCGAGGTCACCGGTCACCTGTCGCGCCTCGGGGGCAACCTCGAGGACTCGACGATGACGCTGCTGCGCGGGCACTTCGCCATGCTGCTCGTCGTGGCCACCGACCGGCCGATCGGCGAGGTCGAGCAGGCCCTGGCGCCGGTCGCCGCGGACGGCACGCTGGACGTCGCGGTGCGCCCGGTTCCGGAGAGCACGGCCACGGGGGCACCCGGGGCGCCCCACCTCCTCTCCGTTCACGGCGGGGACCGGCCCGGCATCGTCTCCTCGATGCTCGGCGTCGTCGCCCGCGTGGGCGGCAACGTGACCGACCTGACGACCCGGCTCTCCGGCGACCTCTACGTCGTCGTGGCCGAGGTCGACCTGCCCGCGGGCACCGACACCGACGCGCTCGCCAGTGCGCTGCGGGCCGCCGCGGACGAGCTCGACGTCGACGTGTCGCTGCGTGCGGTCGACGCCGACCTGCTCTGA
- a CDS encoding uracil-DNA glycosylase, with translation MTRPPTTAPPALPSPVPPGSGWPGDLADPATPVAEGPAGVRALADSAAGLAELDARVSVCRACPRLVEWREDVARTKRRAFREEAYWGRPIAGWGDPAPRLLIVGLAPAAHGGNRTGRIFTGDASGDFLFAALHRAGFAARPTSTSAYDGQRLLDARMLAAVRCAPPANKPTPGERDTCAPWLDRELELLLPHARVALALGGFAWQALLTALGRRPGIQVPMPRPAFGHGAQVQLGGLSVLGCYHPSQQNTFTGRLTPRMADDVLRRARSLSGLGSPL, from the coding sequence CTGACCCGACCGCCCACGACGGCGCCGCCCGCGCTGCCGTCGCCCGTCCCGCCGGGCAGCGGCTGGCCGGGCGACCTCGCCGACCCCGCAACCCCGGTCGCCGAAGGGCCGGCCGGCGTACGCGCGCTCGCAGACTCCGCGGCCGGGCTGGCCGAGCTGGACGCCCGCGTCTCGGTCTGCCGGGCCTGCCCACGGCTCGTCGAGTGGCGCGAGGACGTCGCCCGGACGAAACGGCGCGCGTTCCGCGAGGAGGCCTACTGGGGCCGGCCGATCGCGGGCTGGGGCGACCCCGCTCCCCGGCTGCTCATCGTGGGGCTCGCCCCGGCCGCGCACGGGGGCAACCGGACCGGCCGGATCTTCACCGGCGACGCGAGCGGGGACTTCCTCTTCGCCGCCCTGCACCGCGCGGGGTTCGCCGCGCGGCCCACCAGCACGAGCGCGTACGACGGGCAGCGGCTGCTGGACGCGCGGATGCTCGCGGCGGTGCGCTGTGCGCCGCCGGCGAACAAGCCGACCCCGGGCGAGCGTGACACCTGCGCCCCGTGGCTCGACCGCGAGCTCGAGCTGCTGCTGCCGCACGCCCGGGTCGCGCTCGCGCTCGGCGGCTTCGCCTGGCAGGCGCTCCTCACCGCCCTCGGCCGCCGGCCAGGCATCCAGGTGCCCATGCCGCGGCCCGCGTTCGGGCACGGTGCGCAGGTGCAGCTGGGCGGGCTGTCCGTGCTGGGCTGCTACCACCCGAGCCAGCAGAACACCTTCACCGGCCGGCTCACCCCCCGGATGGCCGACGACGTGCTGCGGCGCGCGCGGTCATTGTCCGGCTTGGGCAGCCCCCTATAA
- a CDS encoding DUF4287 domain-containing protein → MSLRPSEETHTQLVARIPQATGRDMAQWFQALEDGPSLLRQEERVDWLRTEHDLSHAYAQAIVHEHVKQRASRSFD, encoded by the coding sequence ATGTCCCTTCGCCCGTCCGAGGAGACCCACACCCAGCTCGTCGCGCGGATACCGCAGGCCACGGGCCGCGACATGGCCCAGTGGTTCCAGGCCCTGGAGGACGGCCCCAGCCTGCTCCGCCAGGAGGAGCGGGTCGACTGGCTGCGGACGGAGCACGACCTGTCGCACGCGTACGCCCAGGCGATCGTGCACGAGCACGTGAAGCAGCGGGCCTCCCGCAGCTTCGACTGA
- a CDS encoding ABC transporter permease: protein MTAQATEPLGAGLAPRAEDGPPGGRHSSGGKGPARALLRLAGLPVVLVLVLVAVWAWVSTAELDSIEERLLDPAVLRAQLVRHLELVAVSTAVVIALALPLGVLATRPAARRLSPFIVGLANVAQTVPSFGVLVLIAVAFNEIGFWPSIVALVLYAFLPVLRNTVVGLAQVDDSVIESARGMGMSRLTVLRRIELPLATPVIVAGVRTAAVINVGTATIAALVNAGGLGQTIYQGLTLGRTSAQVVGAVLAGVLALLIDHLLHVAEDLLRPRGQ, encoded by the coding sequence GTGACCGCGCAGGCCACCGAGCCCCTCGGCGCCGGGCTGGCCCCGCGCGCGGAGGACGGGCCGCCGGGGGGCCGTCACTCCTCCGGAGGCAAGGGCCCGGCCCGCGCCCTGCTCCGGCTCGCCGGGCTGCCGGTGGTGCTCGTGCTCGTCCTGGTCGCGGTCTGGGCGTGGGTCTCCACCGCCGAGCTCGACTCGATCGAGGAACGGTTGCTCGACCCGGCCGTCCTCCGGGCGCAGCTCGTGCGCCACCTCGAGCTGGTCGCGGTGTCGACCGCCGTCGTCATCGCCCTGGCACTGCCACTGGGCGTCCTCGCCACCCGCCCCGCGGCGCGGCGGCTCTCACCGTTCATCGTCGGGCTGGCGAACGTCGCACAGACCGTCCCGTCCTTCGGCGTGCTCGTGCTCATCGCCGTGGCCTTCAACGAGATCGGGTTCTGGCCCTCGATCGTCGCCCTCGTGCTGTACGCGTTCCTCCCGGTGCTCCGCAACACCGTCGTGGGCCTCGCTCAGGTCGACGACTCCGTCATCGAGTCGGCCCGAGGGATGGGCATGTCGAGGCTGACCGTCCTGCGCCGCATCGAGCTGCCCCTGGCGACGCCGGTGATCGTGGCGGGCGTACGCACCGCTGCCGTGATCAACGTCGGCACGGCGACCATCGCCGCGCTGGTGAACGCCGGTGGGCTGGGCCAGACGATCTACCAGGGGCTCACGCTCGGCCGCACCTCCGCGCAGGTGGTCGGCGCCGTGCTCGCCGGCGTCCTCGCCCTGCTCATCGACCATCTGCTCCACGTCGCCGAAGACCTGCTGCGGCCTCGCGGCCAGTAG
- a CDS encoding NAD(P)/FAD-dependent oxidoreductase, with product MAQSSAARPRIVIVGGGYVGMYTALRLQKKLRRDEAEVIVIDSRSYMTYQPFLPEAAAGNIEPRHIVVPLRRVLDSCKVVTGEVTGIEHARKVVHVNPQDGEPYEVAYDHVIVALGSVPRILPIPGLAERGIGFKRVEEAIYLRNHIIDQLDLAESSSDPELRRRALTFCFVGGGYAGIEAFAELQDMAKFATRYYETIKPEDLRWVLVEAADRILPEVGPEMGVWTLESLRKRGMEMKLKTFLNSCVDGHVVLSDGTEFDTNTVVWTAGVKANPVLGSSDLPLDERGRLKCTTKLQVEGVEAAWGAGDCAGVPDLTGTGPGGFCSPSAQHAVRQAPVLADNVVAAIRGFGPKDYKHKYAGSVAGLGLRRGVANVYGVKLKGWPAWMMHRIYHMSRVPTFRRKIEVQADWASALFFRREVVSLGSLQRPRHEFQEFAPLPKVQEQPEVAISGPGRGQGQ from the coding sequence ATGGCTCAGTCGTCCGCCGCGCGCCCTCGTATCGTCATCGTCGGTGGCGGCTACGTCGGGATGTACACCGCCCTTCGCCTGCAGAAGAAGCTGCGCCGTGACGAGGCCGAGGTCATCGTCATCGACTCGCGGTCCTACATGACCTACCAGCCGTTCCTCCCCGAGGCGGCGGCCGGCAACATCGAGCCGCGCCACATCGTGGTCCCGTTGCGACGCGTGCTGGACAGCTGCAAGGTCGTCACCGGCGAGGTCACCGGTATCGAGCACGCCCGCAAGGTGGTGCACGTCAACCCGCAGGACGGCGAGCCGTACGAGGTGGCGTACGACCACGTCATCGTGGCGCTGGGCTCGGTCCCGCGCATCCTGCCGATCCCCGGCCTCGCCGAGCGCGGCATCGGGTTCAAGCGGGTCGAGGAGGCGATCTACCTCCGCAACCACATCATCGACCAGCTGGACCTCGCCGAGTCGAGCAGTGACCCCGAGCTGCGCCGGCGAGCGCTGACCTTCTGCTTCGTCGGCGGCGGCTACGCCGGCATCGAGGCCTTCGCCGAGCTGCAGGACATGGCGAAGTTCGCGACGCGCTACTACGAGACGATCAAGCCCGAGGACCTGCGCTGGGTCCTCGTCGAGGCCGCCGACCGGATCCTTCCCGAGGTCGGGCCCGAGATGGGCGTCTGGACGCTGGAGTCGCTGCGCAAGCGCGGCATGGAGATGAAGCTCAAGACGTTCCTCAACTCCTGCGTCGACGGCCACGTCGTGCTCAGCGACGGCACCGAGTTCGACACCAACACCGTCGTCTGGACGGCGGGCGTCAAGGCCAACCCGGTCCTCGGCTCCAGCGACCTGCCGCTCGACGAGCGCGGCCGGCTCAAGTGCACGACGAAGCTGCAGGTCGAGGGCGTCGAGGCCGCCTGGGGCGCGGGTGACTGCGCAGGCGTCCCGGACCTGACCGGCACCGGCCCCGGTGGCTTCTGCAGCCCGAGCGCCCAGCACGCGGTGCGCCAGGCACCCGTCCTCGCCGACAACGTCGTGGCGGCGATCCGCGGCTTCGGGCCCAAGGACTACAAGCACAAGTACGCCGGCTCGGTCGCGGGCCTCGGCCTGCGCAGGGGCGTGGCCAACGTCTACGGCGTGAAGCTCAAGGGCTGGCCGGCGTGGATGATGCACCGCATCTACCACATGAGCCGCGTGCCCACGTTCCGCCGCAAGATCGAGGTCCAGGCCGACTGGGCCTCGGCGCTGTTCTTCCGCCGCGAGGTCGTGTCGCTCGGGTCGCTGCAGCGCCCGCGCCACGAGTTCCAGGAGTTCGCGCCGCTGCCCAAGGTTCAGGAGCAGCCCGAGGTGGCGATCTCCGGTCCCGGCCGCGGCCAGGGCCAGTAG
- a CDS encoding Bax inhibitor-1/YccA family protein, with protein sequence MESRNPVFSRSEGFSRGGATFRDVPTPTPGSLEEMYRRPAAGPVQTGRMTVDDAVMKTLACFGVLLVGAAVAWFVAPGLAFVGMIVGLVLGLVISFKQSTNPALILSYAAAEGLFVGGISSLFEDRWPGIVSQAVIGTLAGFAAMLVLYRTGVLRATPKFVKVISIAALAYMGVALASFVGALFGAGDGWGFYGIGGLGLLLCVAGVALAAFFLVLDFDFVEQGVKNGLPERYSWLAAFGLMATVVWLYIELLRLLAILRGND encoded by the coding sequence GTGGAAAGCAGGAACCCCGTGTTCAGCCGGAGCGAGGGCTTCTCGCGCGGCGGCGCGACGTTCCGCGACGTCCCCACCCCGACCCCGGGGTCGCTGGAGGAGATGTACCGCCGTCCGGCGGCGGGCCCGGTCCAGACCGGGCGCATGACCGTGGACGACGCGGTCATGAAGACGCTCGCCTGCTTCGGCGTGCTGCTCGTGGGCGCGGCGGTGGCGTGGTTCGTCGCTCCGGGGCTCGCGTTCGTCGGCATGATCGTCGGCCTGGTGCTCGGGCTCGTCATCTCGTTCAAGCAGTCGACCAACCCGGCGCTCATCCTCAGCTACGCCGCTGCCGAGGGCCTCTTCGTCGGTGGCATCAGCTCGCTCTTCGAGGACCGCTGGCCCGGCATCGTCAGCCAGGCCGTCATCGGCACGCTGGCCGGCTTCGCCGCCATGCTGGTCCTCTACCGGACCGGCGTGCTGCGTGCGACCCCGAAGTTCGTCAAGGTCATCTCGATCGCCGCTCTCGCCTACATGGGCGTGGCGCTCGCGTCCTTCGTCGGCGCGCTGTTCGGCGCGGGTGACGGCTGGGGCTTCTACGGCATCGGCGGGCTCGGCCTGCTGCTCTGCGTCGCCGGCGTCGCCCTCGCCGCGTTCTTCCTCGTGCTCGACTTCGACTTCGTCGAGCAGGGTGTCAAGAACGGCCTGCCCGAGCGCTACTCCTGGCTCGCGGCGTTCGGCCTGATGGCGACGGTCGTGTGGCTCTACATCGAGCTGCTCCGCCTGCTCGCCATCCTGCGCGGCAACGACTGA
- a CDS encoding peptide deformylase, whose protein sequence is MGSLLPELPPGNVLPVVRAPAHVLSGAGADVDPLDPAVVQLAADLLATQRVSPGCVGLAAPQVGVGWRLFSLDVTGHPKARTVHGAVVLANAEVVEASRWEKGREGCMSVPDLTGDVRRAGRVLVAGVVPGTGERLEVRTDAFEARAYQHEIDHCAGLLFLDRVAGAHAIHQRKTYL, encoded by the coding sequence GTGGGCTCGCTGCTCCCGGAGCTTCCCCCGGGCAACGTCCTGCCGGTCGTGCGCGCCCCAGCGCACGTGCTGTCCGGCGCCGGCGCCGACGTGGACCCGCTGGACCCGGCCGTGGTCCAGCTCGCGGCGGACCTGCTCGCCACCCAGCGGGTGTCGCCCGGCTGCGTCGGGCTCGCCGCCCCGCAGGTCGGGGTGGGCTGGAGGCTGTTCTCCCTCGACGTCACCGGGCACCCGAAGGCACGGACAGTCCACGGCGCCGTCGTGCTGGCCAACGCCGAGGTCGTCGAGGCGTCCCGCTGGGAGAAGGGGCGCGAGGGCTGCATGTCCGTGCCCGACCTCACCGGGGACGTGCGCCGGGCCGGGCGGGTGCTGGTCGCCGGCGTCGTGCCCGGCACGGGGGAGCGGCTGGAGGTGCGCACCGACGCGTTCGAGGCCCGGGCGTACCAGCACGAGATCGACCACTGCGCCGGCCTGCTCTTCCTCGACCGCGTCGCCGGGGCTCACGCGATCCACCAGCGCAAGACCTACCTGTAG
- a CDS encoding PPOX class F420-dependent oxidoreductase, giving the protein MDAERAREFVRANSRAVLTTFRADGRPQLSPVTVGVDAEGRVIVSSRETAVKVRNLRRDPRVAACVFTEGFFGDWVQVEGAAEVVPLPEAMELLVDYYRRLAGEHPDWDDYRSAMERERRVLVRFAIERAGPDVSG; this is encoded by the coding sequence TTGGACGCCGAGCGCGCCCGGGAGTTCGTGCGGGCGAACTCCCGGGCGGTGCTCACCACGTTCCGCGCGGACGGGCGGCCGCAGCTGTCGCCGGTGACCGTTGGCGTCGATGCCGAAGGCCGGGTCATCGTCAGCTCCCGCGAGACCGCGGTGAAGGTCCGCAACCTCCGCCGGGACCCGCGGGTCGCCGCCTGCGTCTTCACCGAGGGCTTCTTCGGCGACTGGGTCCAGGTCGAGGGAGCCGCGGAGGTCGTGCCGCTGCCGGAAGCCATGGAGCTGCTGGTCGACTACTACCGACGGCTCGCGGGCGAGCACCCCGACTGGGACGACTACCGCTCGGCGATGGAGCGCGAGCGACGGGTCCTCGTGCGGTTCGCGATCGAGCGCGCCGGGCCCGACGTCTCGGGCTGA